The following are encoded together in the Emcibacteraceae bacterium genome:
- a CDS encoding ABC transporter ATP-binding protein, with translation MTSAISVQNLYKTYDNGFQALDDVSLEVERGEIVALLGPNGAGKTTLISTICGIVNATSGKIDVFGYDNQKDYRKARTCIGLVPQELTTDAFETVWHTVTFSRHLFGKSSNDDYIESLLKSLSLWDKKDNQIRMLSGGMKRRVMIAKALSHEPEILFLDEPTAGVDVELRKSMWQLVRKLRETGVTIILTTHYLEEAEEMADRIGVINKGKMIVIEDKKKLMKKLGKKELVLELYNPISEIPEALCGFDLHLKQDGHQIIFTYDPAKQDNGVVTLLDQLKAHSVKCKDFNTRQSTLEEIFVQLIGEK, from the coding sequence ATGACCAGCGCGATTTCCGTCCAAAATCTTTACAAAACCTATGATAACGGCTTTCAGGCACTTGATGATGTCAGTCTTGAGGTCGAGCGCGGAGAGATTGTGGCGCTGCTTGGCCCCAACGGGGCGGGGAAAACCACGCTGATCAGCACCATTTGCGGCATTGTCAATGCGACGTCCGGTAAAATAGATGTCTTTGGCTATGATAATCAGAAAGACTATCGCAAGGCACGGACCTGTATTGGCCTGGTGCCGCAGGAACTGACCACGGATGCCTTTGAAACGGTCTGGCATACGGTAACTTTCAGCCGCCATCTGTTTGGGAAGTCATCAAATGATGACTATATTGAAAGCCTTCTTAAAAGTCTGTCGCTCTGGGATAAGAAAGACAACCAGATCAGGATGTTATCGGGAGGAATGAAGCGGCGTGTGATGATTGCAAAGGCGCTTTCCCATGAGCCGGAAATCCTTTTTCTGGATGAACCGACGGCGGGGGTTGATGTTGAGCTACGAAAATCCATGTGGCAACTGGTTCGAAAGCTGCGTGAAACCGGGGTGACGATTATTCTGACCACCCATTACCTTGAGGAAGCCGAGGAAATGGCTGACCGGATCGGTGTGATCAATAAGGGCAAAATGATCGTGATCGAAGATAAAAAGAAACTGATGAAGAAACTGGGGAAAAAAGAACTGGTGCTGGAGCTTTATAACCCGATCAGCGAAATTCCGGAGGCGCTTTGCGGATTTGATCTTCATCTAAAACAGGATGGTCACCAGATCATTTTTACCTATGATCCGGCCAAACAGGATAACGGCGTAGTTACCTTGCTGGACCAGTTAAAAGCGCACTCTGTTAAATGCAAGGATTTTAACACGCGGCAAAGCACGCTCGAGGAAATATTCGTACAATTGATAGGTGAGAAATGA
- a CDS encoding MBOAT family O-acyltransferase has product MLFNSYEFIFVFLPVTFCVYFFLNHKRLTTAANAFLALASLFFYSWWNIIYLPLILSSILFNYYIGQKIHASLDIENNRVSPKSILTFGVVVNLALLGYFKYSDFFISNSNLLLGTHFTLLHLVLPLAISFFTFQQISYLVDSYKGKVNEHNFINYSLFVTFFPQLIAGPIVHHKEMMPQFAMLRTKLINYKNIATGLFIFSIGLFKKLVFADTFAKWVYFGYGGTEPMDFFGAWASATSFYHQIYFDYSGYADMAIGLGLMFNIHIPINFLSPPKSRSVKEFWTRWNMTLSRFLRDYIFLPLGGARKGRFRTYLAVMATFLLGGLWHGADWTFVLWGFLHGTAVVICHTWKKYSGIKFFDWFNWFLTSFFLTVTGVLFSAPNWDAAVRVFKGMVAFDKIILPTELEFANNFGIKFGDFLGSVNGDKWTVIWIIFGFIFVLSFKNSIERMKAFKPDLKHLVFLGFTLIIGLLYITKKSEFLYYNF; this is encoded by the coding sequence TTGTTATTTAATTCTTACGAATTTATCTTTGTATTTTTACCCGTTACATTTTGCGTTTATTTTTTTCTTAATCATAAAAGATTAACGACAGCGGCCAATGCGTTTCTGGCACTGGCAAGTTTATTCTTTTACAGCTGGTGGAATATTATCTATCTGCCGCTGATACTTTCTTCAATTTTATTTAATTATTATATTGGCCAGAAAATACATGCTTCACTGGATATCGAAAATAACAGAGTTTCACCAAAATCCATACTGACTTTTGGTGTGGTTGTTAATCTGGCACTGCTGGGATATTTCAAATATAGCGACTTTTTTATCTCGAACTCCAATTTACTGCTTGGAACCCATTTTACCTTATTGCATCTGGTTTTGCCGCTTGCCATATCCTTTTTTACGTTCCAGCAGATTTCCTATCTTGTCGACAGTTATAAAGGCAAAGTGAATGAGCATAATTTTATCAATTACAGTTTATTCGTAACGTTTTTCCCGCAGTTAATTGCCGGTCCGATTGTCCATCATAAAGAAATGATGCCACAGTTTGCGATGCTCAGAACTAAACTTATAAATTATAAGAATATTGCAACGGGGCTTTTTATATTTTCTATTGGGTTATTCAAAAAACTGGTCTTTGCCGATACATTTGCCAAATGGGTCTATTTTGGTTATGGAGGCACGGAGCCGATGGACTTTTTCGGCGCATGGGCATCGGCAACGTCCTTTTATCACCAGATATATTTTGATTATAGCGGCTATGCCGATATGGCGATTGGCCTGGGGCTTATGTTCAATATACATATTCCGATCAACTTCCTGTCTCCACCCAAGTCCAGATCCGTCAAGGAATTTTGGACCAGATGGAATATGACTTTATCCCGATTTCTCCGGGATTATATTTTCCTGCCGCTTGGCGGTGCCCGTAAGGGGCGCTTCAGAACATATCTGGCGGTTATGGCAACATTTCTTCTTGGTGGGCTTTGGCATGGTGCCGACTGGACATTTGTGCTCTGGGGGTTCCTGCATGGGACGGCAGTAGTCATTTGCCACACATGGAAGAAATATAGCGGTATCAAATTTTTTGATTGGTTCAACTGGTTTCTGACATCATTCTTCCTGACCGTAACAGGCGTATTGTTCAGTGCCCCGAACTGGGACGCAGCGGTGCGGGTGTTTAAAGGGATGGTTGCTTTTGATAAAATCATTCTGCCAACGGAGCTGGAGTTTGCAAATAATTTTGGCATTAAATTTGGTGATTTTCTGGGGTCGGTGAATGGAGATAAATGGACAGTAATCTGGATTATTTTCGGCTTTATTTTTGTGCTGTCCTTTAAAAATTCCATTGAGAGAATGAAGGCGTTCAAACCTGACCTTAAACATCTGGTATTTCTTGGTTTTACTTTGATCATAGGACTTCTCTATATCACCAAGAAAAGTGAATTTCTGTATTATAATTTTTAG
- a CDS encoding ABC transporter permease: protein MNYWGIWAIYRHEMERTFRTVGQSIASPVISTVLYFIVFGTAIGSRISDVDGVQYGAFIIPGLIMLTILGQSISNASFGIYFPRFTGTIYEILSAPLSFVEICIGYVGAAATKSFMIGLIVLITANFFVSFHIQHPFWMMFFLIMTCITFSLLGFIIGIWADGFEKLQLIPLLIINPLTFLGGSFYSINMLPGIWQKISLLNPVVYLVSGFRWSFYENSDVSITTSVVMISVFMFLCLAIIAWIFKTGFRLKN, encoded by the coding sequence ATGAATTACTGGGGTATTTGGGCCATTTACCGCCATGAAATGGAGCGGACTTTCAGAACCGTGGGGCAGAGCATTGCCTCACCGGTAATATCAACGGTGCTTTATTTCATTGTGTTCGGGACCGCAATCGGCTCGCGCATCAGTGATGTTGACGGGGTTCAGTATGGTGCCTTTATCATTCCGGGGCTGATTATGCTGACCATTTTAGGACAAAGCATTTCCAATGCGTCATTTGGTATATATTTTCCGCGTTTTACCGGCACGATTTATGAAATTTTATCGGCGCCACTTTCATTCGTTGAAATCTGCATCGGCTATGTCGGGGCGGCGGCGACCAAATCGTTTATGATCGGGCTTATCGTACTGATTACGGCCAATTTCTTTGTCAGCTTTCACATTCAGCATCCATTCTGGATGATGTTTTTTCTGATTATGACCTGTATCACATTCAGCCTGCTGGGCTTTATTATCGGGATCTGGGCCGATGGGTTTGAAAAATTGCAGCTTATCCCCTTACTGATTATAAACCCGCTGACCTTCCTGGGGGGCAGTTTTTATTCGATCAATATGCTGCCCGGCATCTGGCAGAAAATTTCACTGCTTAATCCGGTCGTCTATCTGGTCAGCGGATTTCGCTGGAGCTTTTATGAAAATTCAGACGTCAGTATCACCACCAGTGTCGTGATGATTTCCGTTTTTATGTTCCTCTGCCTTGCCATTATAGCGTGGATATTTAAAACGGGATTCAGACTGAAAAATTAA
- a CDS encoding lysophospholipid acyltransferase family protein translates to MRHSALRAGYKLTIIITTTLALLPLYLLTYGFGAKYRRAFSLPFFKVCLACAGLDLKITGYTAFKDANFYISNHVSYLDIPILATLRHGLFVAKTDVATWPMIGFLAKITRTHFVSRKATDTLRERNNLSRSLDKGDAIFLFPEGSSSNGSDILPFKSGLLSTALLPLKTTDIIIQPISITYGPDISQHERDLYAWYGDMDLSPHIWQLLGRKEKLEVIVNFHKPRCPSTFKDRKDLTKWAEREIRSGLEKELLTPAAKINLLPAGNQF, encoded by the coding sequence ATGCGTCATTCCGCACTCAGGGCTGGCTATAAGCTGACGATCATTATTACCACGACGTTGGCCCTGCTTCCATTATATCTTCTGACATATGGATTTGGAGCAAAGTATCGGCGCGCATTTTCCCTGCCATTTTTTAAAGTTTGTTTAGCCTGCGCCGGACTGGATTTAAAAATTACCGGGTATACCGCCTTTAAGGATGCAAATTTTTATATTTCAAATCATGTTTCCTACCTCGATATCCCCATTCTTGCCACATTAAGACATGGTCTGTTTGTGGCTAAAACCGATGTTGCCACCTGGCCAATGATTGGATTCCTGGCTAAAATTACCCGCACTCATTTTGTCAGCAGAAAAGCGACAGATACACTCCGCGAAAGAAATAACCTTTCACGCAGTCTGGATAAGGGGGATGCCATTTTTCTCTTCCCCGAAGGAAGCAGCAGTAACGGCAGTGACATCCTGCCCTTTAAATCAGGATTGCTGTCAACCGCCCTGCTCCCTCTTAAAACTACCGATATTATCATTCAGCCGATATCTATCACCTACGGGCCGGATATTTCACAGCATGAGCGCGACTTATACGCCTGGTACGGGGATATGGATCTCAGTCCACATATCTGGCAGCTTCTGGGAAGAAAAGAAAAACTTGAAGTCATTGTTAATTTCCACAAGCCCCGTTGTCCGTCAACTTTTAAAGACCGGAAAGATTTAACCAAATGGGCAGAAAGGGAAATCAGGTCAGGACTTGAAAAAGAACTTTTAACACCCGCAGCAAAAATTAATTTACTGCCTGCAGGAAATCAGTTTTGA